In Acanthochromis polyacanthus isolate Apoly-LR-REF ecotype Palm Island chromosome 15, KAUST_Apoly_ChrSc, whole genome shotgun sequence, a single genomic region encodes these proteins:
- the LOC127537627 gene encoding uncharacterized protein LOC127537627 isoform X37, translating to MEEVCVRRRFIEEVCVRRRFIEEVCVRRRFIEEVCVRRRFIEEVCVRRRSMEEVCVRRRFIEEVCVRRRFIEEVCVRRRFIEEVCVRRRFIEEVCVRRRSIEEVCVRRRSIEEVCVRRRFIEEVCVRRRSMEEVCVRRRSMEEVCVRRRFIEEVCVRRRFIEEVCVRRRFIEEVCVRRRFIEEVCVRRRFIEEVCVRRRSMEEVCVRRRFIEEVCVRRRFIEEVCVRRRFIEEVCVRRRSIEEVCVRRRFIEEVCVRRRFIEEVCVRRRSIEEVCVRRRFIEEVCVRRRFIEEVCVRRRFIEEVCVRRRFIEEVCVRRRSIEEVCVRRRFIEEVCVRRRSIEEVCVRRRFIEEVCVRRRFIEEVCVRRRSIEEVCVRRRFIEEVCVSRWSLGGFSGRSLNSCCRRIEHADVFFSPFVESRNNSCSGMFLDCDSVSVRHGRYGKYSDPLKFFTLCFIANLST from the exons atggaggag gtgtgtgttaggaggagatttatagaggag gtgtgtgttaggaggaggtttatagaggaggtgtgtgttaggaggagatttatagaggaggtgtgtgttaggaggaggtttatagaggaggtgtgtgttaggaggaggtcgatggaggaggtgtgtgttaggaggaggtttatagaggaggtgtgtgttaggaggaggtttatagaggaggtgtgtgttaggaggaggtttatagaggaggtgtgtgttaggaggaggtttatagaggaggtgtgtgttaggaggaggtctatagaggaggtgtgtgttaggaggaggtctatagaggaggtgtgtgttaggaggaggtttatagaggaggtgtgtgttaggaggaggtcgatggaggaggtgtgtgttaggaggaggtcgatggaggaggtgtgtgttaggaggaggtttatagaggaggtgtgtgttaggaggagatttatagaggaggtgtgtgttaggaggaggtttatagaggaggtgtgtgttaggaggaggtttatagaggaggtgtgtgttaggaggaggtttatagaggaggtgtgtgttaggaggaggtcgatggaggaggtgtgtgttaggaggaggtttatagaggaggtgtgtgttaggaggaggtttatagaggaggtgtgtgttaggaggaggtttatagaggaggtgtgtgttaggaggaggtctatagaggaggtgtgtgttaggaggaggtttatagaggaggtgtgtgttaggaggaggtttatagaggaggtgtgtgttaggaggaggtctatagaggaggtgtgtgttaggaggaggtttatagaggaggtgtgtgttaggaggaggtttatagaggaggtgtgtgttaggaggaggtttatagaggaggtgtgtgttaggaggaggtttatagaggaggtgtgtgttaggaggaggtctatagaggaggtgtgtgttaggaggaggtttatagaggaggtgtgtgttaggaggaggtctatagaggaggtgtgtgttaggaggaggtttatagaggaggtgtgtgttaggaggaggtttatagaggaggtgtgtgttaggaggaggtctatagaggaggtgtgtgttaggaggaggtttatagaggaggtgtgtgtgtccaggtgGAGTTTGGGTGGATTTAGTGGTCGTTCTTTAAACTCCTGCTGCAGACGTATTGAACATGCAGACGtgtttttttcaccttttgttGAATCCAGAAACAACTCGTGCAGTGGAATGTTCTTGGATTGTGACAGTGTCAGTGTTAGACACGGtaggtacggaaagtattcagaccccttgaaatttttcactctctgtttcATTGCAAATTTGTCCACATAA
- the LOC127537627 gene encoding uncharacterized protein LOC127537627 isoform X19 codes for MEEVCVRRRFIEEVCVRRRFIEEVCVRRRFIEEVCVRRRSIEEVCVRRRFIEEVCVRRRFIEEVCVRRRFIEEVCVRRRSIEEVCVRRRFIEEVCVRRRFIEEVCVRRRFIEEVCVRRRSMEEVCVRRRFIEEVCVRRRFIEEVCVRRRSMEEVCVRRRFIEEVCVRRRFIEEVCVRRRFIEEVCVRRRFIEEVCVRRRFIEEVCVRRRFIEEVCVRRRFIEEVCVRRRFIEEVCVRRRFIEEVCVRRRSMEEVCVRRRFIEEVCVRRRFIEEVCVRRRFIEEVCVRRRFIEEVCVRRRSIEEVCVRRRSIEEVCVRRRFIEEVCVRRRSMEEVCVRRRSMEEVCVRRRFIEEVCVRRRFIEEVCVRRRFIEEVCVRRRFIEEVCVRRRFIEEVCVRRRSMEEVCVRRRFIEEVCVRRRFIEEVCVRRRFIEEVCVRRRSIEEVCVRRRFIEEVCVRRRFIEEVCVRRRSIEEVCVRRRFIEEVCVRRRFIEEVCVRRRFIEEVCVRRRFIEEVCVRRRSIEEVCVRRRFIEEVCVRRRSIEEVCVRRRFIEEVCVRRRFIEEVCVRRRSIEEVCVRRRFIEEVCVSRWSLGGFSGRSLNSCCRRIEHADVFFSPFVESRNNSCSGMFLDCDSVSVRHGRYGKYSDPLKFFTLCFIANLST; via the exons atggaggaggtgtgtgttaggaggaggtttatagaggaggtgtgtgttaggaggaggtttatagaggaggtgtgtgttaggaggaggtttatagaggaggt gtgtgttaggaggaggtctatagaggaggtgtgtgttaggaggaggtttatagaggaggtgtgtgttaggaggaggtttatagaggaggtgtgtgttaggaggaggtttatagaggaggtgtgtgttaggaggaggtctatagaggaggtgtgtgttaggaggaggtttatagaggaggtgtgtgttaggaggaggtttatagaggaggtgtgtgttaggaggaggtttatagaggaggtgtgtgttaggaggaggtcgatggaggaggtgtgtgttaggaggagatttatagaggaggtgtgtgttaggaggaggtttatagaggaggtgtgtgttaggaggaggtcgatggaggaggtgtgtgttaggaggaggtttatagaggaggtgtgtgttaggaggaggtttatagaggaggtgtgtgttaggaggagatttatagaggag gtgtgtgttaggaggaggtttatagaggaggtgtgtgttaggaggaggtttatagaggaggtgtgtgttaggaggagatttatagaggag gtgtgtgttaggaggaggtttatagaggaggtgtgtgttaggaggagatttatagaggaggtgtgtgttaggaggaggtttatagaggaggtgtgtgttaggaggaggtcgatggaggaggtgtgtgttaggaggaggtttatagaggaggtgtgtgttaggaggaggtttatagaggaggtgtgtgttaggaggaggtttatagaggaggtgtgtgttaggaggaggtttatagaggaggtgtgtgttaggaggaggtctatagaggaggtgtgtgttaggaggaggtctatagaggaggtgtgtgttaggaggaggtttatagaggaggtgtgtgttaggaggaggtcgatggaggaggtgtgtgttaggaggaggtcgatggaggaggtgtgtgttaggaggaggtttatagaggaggtgtgtgttaggaggagatttatagaggaggtgtgtgttaggaggaggtttatagaggaggtgtgtgttaggaggaggtttatagaggaggtgtgtgttaggaggaggtttatagaggaggtgtgtgttaggaggaggtcgatggaggaggtgtgtgttaggaggaggtttatagaggaggtgtgtgttaggaggaggtttatagaggaggtgtgtgttaggaggaggtttatagaggaggtgtgtgttaggaggaggtctatagaggaggtgtgtgttaggaggaggtttatagaggaggtgtgtgttaggaggaggtttatagaggaggtgtgtgttaggaggaggtctatagaggaggtgtgtgttaggaggaggtttatagaggaggtgtgtgttaggaggaggtttatagaggaggtgtgtgttaggaggaggtttatagaggaggtgtgtgttaggaggaggtttatagaggaggtgtgtgttaggaggaggtctatagaggaggtgtgtgttaggaggaggtttatagaggaggtgtgtgttaggaggaggtctatagaggaggtgtgtgttaggaggaggtttatagaggaggtgtgtgttaggaggaggtttatagaggaggtgtgtgttaggaggaggtctatagaggaggtgtgtgttaggaggaggtttatagaggaggtgtgtgtgtccaggtgGAGTTTGGGTGGATTTAGTGGTCGTTCTTTAAACTCCTGCTGCAGACGTATTGAACATGCAGACGtgtttttttcaccttttgttGAATCCAGAAACAACTCGTGCAGTGGAATGTTCTTGGATTGTGACAGTGTCAGTGTTAGACACGGtaggtacggaaagtattcagaccccttgaaatttttcactctctgtttcATTGCAAATTTGTCCACATAA
- the LOC127537627 gene encoding uncharacterized protein LOC127537627 isoform X33: MEEVCVRRRFIEEVCVRRRFIEEVCVRRRFIEEVCVRRRSIEEVCVRRRFIEEVCVRRRFIEEVCVRRRFIEEVCVRRRSIEEVCVRRRFIEEVCVRRRFIEEVCVRRRFIEEVCVRRRSMEEVCVRRRFIEEVCVRRRFIEEVCVRRRSMEEVCVRRRFIEEVCVRRRFIEEVCVRRRFIEEVCVRRRFIEEVCVRRRFIEEVCVRRRFIEEVCVRRRFIEEVCVRRRFIEEVCVRRRFIEEVCVRRRFIEEVCVRRRSMEEVCVRRRFIEEVCVRRRFIEEVCVRRRFIEEVCVRRRSIEEVCVRRRFIEEVCVRRRFIEEVCVRRRSIEEVCVRRRFIEEVCVRRRFIEEVCVRRRFIEEVCVRRRFIEEVCVRRRSIEEVCVRRRFIEEVCVRRRSIEEVCVRRRFIEEVCVRRRFIEEVCVRRRSIEEVCVRRRFIEEVCVSRWSLGGFSGRSLNSCCRRIEHADVFFSPFVESRNNSCSGMFLDCDSVSVRHGRYGKYSDPLKFFTLCFIANLST, encoded by the exons atggaggaggtgtgtgttaggaggaggtttatagaggaggtgtgtgttaggaggaggtttatagaggaggtgtgtgttaggaggaggtttatagaggaggt gtgtgttaggaggaggtctatagaggaggtgtgtgttaggaggaggtttatagaggaggtgtgtgttaggaggaggtttatagaggaggtgtgtgttaggaggaggtttatagaggaggtgtgtgttaggaggaggtctatagaggaggtgtgtgttaggaggaggtttatagaggaggtgtgtgttaggaggaggtttatagaggaggtgtgtgttaggaggaggtttatagaggaggtgtgtgttaggaggaggtcgatggaggaggtgtgtgttaggaggagatttatagaggaggtgtgtgttaggaggaggtttatagaggaggtgtgtgttaggaggaggtcgatggaggaggtgtgtgttaggaggaggtttatagaggaggtgtgtgttaggaggaggtttatagaggaggtgtgtgttaggaggagatttatagaggaggtgtgtgttaggaggaggtttatagaggag gtgtgtgttaggaggagatttatagaggag gtgtgtgttaggaggaggtttatagaggaggtgtgtgttaggaggagatttatagaggaggtgtgtgttaggaggaggtttatagaggaggtgtgtgttaggaggaggtttatagaggaggtgtgtgttaggaggaggtttatagaggaggtgtgtgttaggaggaggtcgatggaggaggtgtgtgttaggaggaggtttatagaggaggtgtgtgttaggaggaggtttatagaggaggtgtgtgttaggaggaggtttatagaggaggtgtgtgttaggaggaggtctatagaggaggtgtgtgttaggaggaggtttatagaggaggtgtgtgttaggaggaggtttatagaggaggtgtgtgttaggaggaggtctatagaggaggtgtgtgttaggaggaggtttatagaggaggtgtgtgttaggaggaggtttatagaggaggtgtgtgttaggaggaggtttatagaggaggtgtgtgttaggaggaggtttatagaggaggtgtgtgttaggaggaggtctatagaggaggtgtgtgttaggaggaggtttatagaggaggtgtgtgttaggaggaggtctatagaggaggtgtgtgttaggaggaggtttatagaggaggtgtgtgttaggaggaggtttatagaggaggtgtgtgttaggaggaggtctatagaggaggtgtgtgttaggaggaggtttatagaggaggtgtgtgtgtccaggtgGAGTTTGGGTGGATTTAGTGGTCGTTCTTTAAACTCCTGCTGCAGACGTATTGAACATGCAGACGtgtttttttcaccttttgttGAATCCAGAAACAACTCGTGCAGTGGAATGTTCTTGGATTGTGACAGTGTCAGTGTTAGACACGGtaggtacggaaagtattcagaccccttgaaatttttcactctctgtttcATTGCAAATTTGTCCACATAA
- the LOC127537627 gene encoding uncharacterized protein LOC127537627 isoform X20, with product MEEVCVRRRFIEEVCVRRRFIEEVCVRRRFIEEVCVRRRSIEEVCVRRRFIEEVCVRRRFIEEVCVRRRFIEEVCVRRRSIEEVCVRRRFIEEVCVRRRFIEEVCVRRRFIEEVCVRRRSMEEVCVRRRFIEEVCVRRRFIEEVCVRRRSMEEVCVRRRFIEEVCVRRRFIEEVCVRRRFIEEVCVRRRFIEEVCVRRRFIEEVCVRRRFIEEVCVRRRFIEEVCVRRRFIEEVCVRRRSMEEVCVRRRFIEEVCVRRRFIEEVCVRRRFIEEVCVRRRFIEEVCVRRRSIEEVCVRRRSIEEVCVRRRFIEEVCVRRRSMEEVCVRRRSMEEVCVRRRFIEEVCVRRRFIEEVCVRRRFIEEVCVRRRFIEEVCVRRRFIEEVCVRRRSMEEVCVRRRFIEEVCVRRRFIEEVCVRRRFIEEVCVRRRSIEEVCVRRRFIEEVCVRRRFIEEVCVRRRSIEEVCVRRRFIEEVCVRRRFIEEVCVRRRFIEEVCVRRRFIEEVCVRRRSIEEVCVRRRFIEEVCVRRRSIEEVCVRRRFIEEVCVRRRFIEEVCVRRRSIEEVCVRRRFIEEVCVSRWSLGGFSGRSLNSCCRRIEHADVFFSPFVESRNNSCSGMFLDCDSVSVRHGRYGKYSDPLKFFTLCFIANLST from the exons atggaggaggtgtgtgttaggaggaggtttatagaggaggtgtgtgttaggaggaggtttatagaggaggtgtgtgttaggaggaggtttatagaggaggt gtgtgttaggaggaggtctatagaggaggtgtgtgttaggaggaggtttatagaggaggtgtgtgttaggaggaggtttatagaggaggtgtgtgttaggaggaggtttatagaggaggtgtgtgttaggaggaggtctatagaggaggtgtgtgttaggaggaggtttatagaggaggtgtgtgttaggaggaggtttatagaggaggtgtgtgttaggaggaggtttatagaggaggtgtgtgttaggaggaggtcgatggaggaggtgtgtgttaggaggagatttatagaggaggtgtgtgttaggaggaggtttatagaggaggtgtgtgttaggaggaggtcgatggaggaggtgtgtgttaggaggaggtttatagaggaggtgtgtgttaggaggaggtttatagaggaggtgtgtgttaggaggagatttatagaggaggtgtgtgttaggaggaggtttatagaggag gtgtgtgttaggaggagatttatagaggag gtgtgtgttaggaggaggtttatagaggaggtgtgtgttaggaggagatttatagaggaggtgtgtgttaggaggaggtttatagaggaggtgtgtgttaggaggaggtcgatggaggaggtgtgtgttaggaggaggtttatagaggaggtgtgtgttaggaggaggtttatagaggaggtgtgtgttaggaggaggtttatagaggaggtgtgtgttaggaggaggtttatagaggaggtgtgtgttaggaggaggtctatagaggaggtgtgtgttaggaggaggtctatagaggaggtgtgtgttaggaggaggtttatagaggaggtgtgtgttaggaggaggtcgatggaggaggtgtgtgttaggaggaggtcgatggaggaggtgtgtgttaggaggaggtttatagaggaggtgtgtgttaggaggagatttatagaggaggtgtgtgttaggaggaggtttatagaggaggtgtgtgttaggaggaggtttatagaggaggtgtgtgttaggaggaggtttatagaggaggtgtgtgttaggaggaggtcgatggaggaggtgtgtgttaggaggaggtttatagaggaggtgtgtgttaggaggaggtttatagaggaggtgtgtgttaggaggaggtttatagaggaggtgtgtgttaggaggaggtctatagaggaggtgtgtgttaggaggaggtttatagaggaggtgtgtgttaggaggaggtttatagaggaggtgtgtgttaggaggaggtctatagaggaggtgtgtgttaggaggaggtttatagaggaggtgtgtgttaggaggaggtttatagaggaggtgtgtgttaggaggaggtttatagaggaggtgtgtgttaggaggaggtttatagaggaggtgtgtgttaggaggaggtctatagaggaggtgtgtgttaggaggaggtttatagaggaggtgtgtgttaggaggaggtctatagaggaggtgtgtgttaggaggaggtttatagaggaggtgtgtgttaggaggaggtttatagaggaggtgtgtgttaggaggaggtctatagaggaggtgtgtgttaggaggaggtttatagaggaggtgtgtgtgtccaggtgGAGTTTGGGTGGATTTAGTGGTCGTTCTTTAAACTCCTGCTGCAGACGTATTGAACATGCAGACGtgtttttttcaccttttgttGAATCCAGAAACAACTCGTGCAGTGGAATGTTCTTGGATTGTGACAGTGTCAGTGTTAGACACGGtaggtacggaaagtattcagaccccttgaaatttttcactctctgtttcATTGCAAATTTGTCCACATAA
- the LOC127537627 gene encoding uncharacterized protein LOC127537627 isoform X28, translated as MEEVCVRRRFIEEVCVRRRFIEEVCVRRRFIEEVCVRRRSIEEVCVRRRFIEEVCVRRRFIEEVCVRRRFIEEVCVRRRSIEEVCVRRRFIEEVCVRRRFIEEVCVRRRFIEEVCVRRRSMEEVCVRRRFIEEVCVRRRFIEEVCVRRRSMEEVCVRRRFIEEVCVRRRFIEEVCVRRRFIEEVCVRRRFIEEVCVRRRSMEEVCVRRRSMEEVCVRRRFIEEVCVRRRFIEEVCVRRRFIEEVCVRRRFIEEVCVRRRFIEEVCVRRRFIEEVCVRRRFIEEVCVRRRFIEEVCVRRRSMEEVCVRRRFIEEVCVRRRFIEEVCVRRRFIEEVCVRRRSIEEVCVRRRFIEEVCVRRRFIEEVCVRRRSIEEVCVRRRFIEEVCVRRRFIEEVCVRRRFIEEVCVRRRFIEEVCVRRRSIEEVCVRRRFIEEVCVRRRSIEEVCVRRRFIEEVCVRRRFIEEVCVRRRSIEEVCVRRRFIEEVCVSRWSLGGFSGRSLNSCCRRIEHADVFFSPFVESRNNSCSGMFLDCDSVSVRHGRYGKYSDPLKFFTLCFIANLST; from the exons atggaggaggtgtgtgttaggaggaggtttatagaggaggtgtgtgttaggaggaggtttatagaggaggtgtgtgttaggaggaggtttatagaggaggt gtgtgttaggaggaggtctatagaggaggtgtgtgttaggaggaggtttatagaggaggtgtgtgttaggaggaggtttatagaggaggtgtgtgttaggaggaggtttatagaggaggtgtgtgttaggaggaggtctatagaggaggtgtgtgttaggaggaggtttatagaggaggtgtgtgttaggaggaggtttatagaggaggtgtgtgttaggaggaggtttatagaggaggtgtgtgttaggaggaggtcgatggaggaggtgtgtgttaggaggagatttatagaggaggtgtgtgttaggaggaggtttatagaggaggtgtgtgttaggaggaggtcgatggaggaggtgtgtgttaggaggaggtttatagaggaggtgtgtgttaggaggaggtttatagaggaggtgtgtgttaggaggagatttatagaggaggtgtgtgttaggaggaggtttatagaggag gtgtgtgttaggaggaggtcgatggaggaggtgtgtgttaggaggaggtcgatggaggaggtgtgtgttaggaggaggtttatagaggaggtgtgtgttaggaggaggtttatagaggaggtgtgtgttaggaggagatttatagaggag gtgtgtgttaggaggaggtttatagaggaggtgtgtgttaggaggagatttatagaggaggtgtgtgttaggaggaggtttatagaggaggtgtgtgttaggaggaggtttatagaggaggtgtgtgttaggaggaggtttatagaggaggtgtgtgttaggaggaggtcgatggaggaggtgtgtgttaggaggaggtttatagaggaggtgtgtgttaggaggaggtttatagaggaggtgtgtgttaggaggaggtttatagaggaggtgtgtgttaggaggaggtctatagaggaggtgtgtgttaggaggaggtttatagaggaggtgtgtgttaggaggaggtttatagaggaggtgtgtgttaggaggaggtctatagaggaggtgtgtgttaggaggaggtttatagaggaggtgtgtgttaggaggaggtttatagaggaggtgtgtgttaggaggaggtttatagaggaggtgtgtgttaggaggaggtttatagaggaggtgtgtgttaggaggaggtctatagaggaggtgtgtgttaggaggaggtttatagaggaggtgtgtgttaggaggaggtctatagaggaggtgtgtgttaggaggaggtttatagaggaggtgtgtgttaggaggaggtttatagaggaggtgtgtgttaggaggaggtctatagaggaggtgtgtgttaggaggaggtttatagaggaggtgtgtgtgtccaggtgGAGTTTGGGTGGATTTAGTGGTCGTTCTTTAAACTCCTGCTGCAGACGTATTGAACATGCAGACGtgtttttttcaccttttgttGAATCCAGAAACAACTCGTGCAGTGGAATGTTCTTGGATTGTGACAGTGTCAGTGTTAGACACGGtaggtacggaaagtattcagaccccttgaaatttttcactctctgtttcATTGCAAATTTGTCCACATAA
- the LOC127537627 gene encoding uncharacterized protein LOC127537627 isoform X25 yields the protein MEEVCVRRRFIEEVCVRRRFIEEVCVRRRFIEEVCVRRRSIEEVCVRRRFIEEVCVRRRFIEEVCVRRRFIEEVCVRRRSIEEVCVRRRFIEEVCVRRRFIEEVCVRRRFIEEVCVRRRSMEEVCVRRRFIEEVCVRRRFIEEVCVRRRSMEEVCVRRRFIEEVCVRRRFIEEVCVRRRFIEEVCVRRRFIEEVCVRRRSMEEVCVRRRSMEEVCVRRRFIEEVCVRRRFIEEVCVRRRFIEEVCVRRRFIEEVCVRRRFIEEVCVRRRFIEEVCVRRRFIEEVCVRRRFIEEVCVRRRFIEEVCVRRRFIEEVCVRRRFIEEVCVRRRSMEEVCVRRRFIEEVCVRRRFIEEVCVRRRFIEEVCVRRRSIEEVCVRRRFIEEVCVRRRFIEEVCVRRRSIEEVCVRRRFIEEVCVRRRFIEEVCVRRRFIEEVCVRRRFIEEVCVRRRSIEEVCVRRRFIEEVCVRRRSIEEVCVRRRFIEEVCVRRRFIEEVCVRRRSIEEVCVRRRFIEEVCVSRWSLGGFSGRSLNSCCRRIEHADVFFSPFVESRNNSCSGMFLDCDSVSVRHGRYGKYSDPLKFFTLCFIANLST from the exons atggaggaggtgtgtgttaggaggaggtttatagaggaggtgtgtgttaggaggaggtttatagaggaggtgtgtgttaggaggaggtttatagaggaggt gtgtgttaggaggaggtctatagaggaggtgtgtgttaggaggaggtttatagaggaggtgtgtgttaggaggaggtttatagaggaggtgtgtgttaggaggaggtttatagaggaggtgtgtgttaggaggaggtctatagaggaggtgtgtgttaggaggaggtttatagaggaggtgtgtgttaggaggaggtttatagaggaggtgtgtgttaggaggaggtttatagaggaggtgtgtgttaggaggaggtcgatggaggaggtgtgtgttaggaggagatttatagaggaggtgtgtgttaggaggaggtttatagaggaggtgtgtgttaggaggaggtcgatggaggaggtgtgtgttaggaggaggtttatagaggaggtgtgtgttaggaggaggtttatagaggaggtgtgtgttaggaggagatttatagaggaggtgtgtgttaggaggaggtttatagaggag gtgtgtgttaggaggaggtcgatggaggaggtgtgtgttaggaggaggtcgatggaggaggtgtgtgttaggaggaggtttatagaggaggtgtgtgttaggaggaggtttatagaggaggtgtgtgttaggaggagatttatagaggag gtgtgtgttaggaggaggtttatagaggaggtgtgtgttaggaggaggtttatagaggaggtgtgtgttaggaggagatttatagaggag gtgtgtgttaggaggaggtttatagaggaggtgtgtgttaggaggagatttatagaggaggtgtgtgttaggaggaggtttatagaggaggtgtgtgttaggaggaggtttatagaggaggtgtgtgttaggaggaggtttatagaggaggtgtgtgttaggaggaggtcgatggaggaggtgtgtgttaggaggaggtttatagaggaggtgtgtgttaggaggaggtttatagaggaggtgtgtgttaggaggaggtttatagaggaggtgtgtgttaggaggaggtctatagaggaggtgtgtgttaggaggaggtttatagaggaggtgtgtgttaggaggaggtttatagaggaggtgtgtgttaggaggaggtctatagaggaggtgtgtgttaggaggaggtttatagaggaggtgtgtgttaggaggaggtttatagaggaggtgtgtgttaggaggaggtttatagaggaggtgtgtgttaggaggaggtttatagaggaggtgtgtgttaggaggaggtctatagaggaggtgtgtgttaggaggaggtttatagaggaggtgtgtgttaggaggaggtctatagaggaggtgtgtgttaggaggaggtttatagaggaggtgtgtgttaggaggaggtttatagaggaggtgtgtgttaggaggaggtctatagaggaggtgtgtgttaggaggaggtttatagaggaggtgtgtgtgtccaggtgGAGTTTGGGTGGATTTAGTGGTCGTTCTTTAAACTCCTGCTGCAGACGTATTGAACATGCAGACGtgtttttttcaccttttgttGAATCCAGAAACAACTCGTGCAGTGGAATGTTCTTGGATTGTGACAGTGTCAGTGTTAGACACGGtaggtacggaaagtattcagaccccttgaaatttttcactctctgtttcATTGCAAATTTGTCCACATAA